From the genome of Naumannella halotolerans, one region includes:
- the infC gene encoding translation initiation factor IF-3, translating into MNDRIRVPEVRLVGPGGEQVGIVRIEDALRLAREADLDLVEVAAMARPPVARLMDYGKFKYESAQKDRNSRRNQTNTVIKEMKLRPKIDNHDYETKKGHVVRFLKAGDKVKITIMFRGREQSRPELGFNLLKRLADDVEEFGFVEASPKQDGRNMLMVLGPHRKKSEAKADVDAERDAKAAARTSDAEAEQAERREMAAASAAAPKKKKKKGPADNMDPDIDL; encoded by the coding sequence ATCAACGACCGCATCCGCGTACCCGAGGTCCGACTGGTCGGACCTGGCGGTGAGCAGGTGGGGATCGTACGTATTGAAGACGCCCTCCGGCTCGCCCGGGAGGCCGATCTCGATCTCGTCGAGGTTGCCGCCATGGCCAGGCCGCCAGTGGCCCGGTTGATGGACTACGGCAAGTTCAAGTACGAGAGTGCGCAGAAAGATCGCAACAGCCGCCGGAACCAGACGAACACGGTCATCAAGGAGATGAAGCTCCGACCGAAGATCGACAACCATGACTACGAGACCAAGAAGGGTCACGTGGTCCGGTTCCTGAAAGCCGGCGACAAGGTCAAGATCACCATCATGTTCCGTGGCCGCGAGCAGTCGCGTCCCGAGCTCGGTTTCAACCTGTTGAAGCGACTGGCCGACGATGTCGAGGAGTTCGGTTTCGTCGAGGCCAGCCCGAAGCAGGACGGTCGGAACATGTTGATGGTTCTCGGGCCGCACCGCAAGAAGTCCGAGGCGAAGGCGGATGTCGACGCCGAGCGCGACGCCAAGGCAGCTGCGCGTACCTCGGATGCCGAGGCCGAACAGGCCGAGCGTCGAGAGATGGCCGCAGCCAGCGCCGCGGCACCGAAGAAAAAGAAGAAGAAGGGTCCGGCCGACAACATGGACCCTGATATCGACCTGTGA
- the rplT gene encoding 50S ribosomal protein L20, whose product MARVKRSVNAHKKRREILDQASGYRGQRSRLYRKAKEQILHSNVYAYRDRRAKKGDFRKLWIQRINAAVRAEGLTYNRFIAGLKAAEVEVDRKILADLAVTDPKAFSALVAVAKANQQVSAA is encoded by the coding sequence ATGGCACGCGTCAAGCGTTCCGTCAACGCGCACAAGAAGCGCCGGGAAATTCTGGATCAGGCATCGGGCTACCGCGGTCAGCGTTCGCGTCTGTACCGCAAGGCCAAGGAGCAGATCCTCCACTCCAACGTCTACGCCTACCGGGACCGCCGGGCCAAGAAGGGCGACTTCCGCAAGCTGTGGATCCAGCGGATCAACGCTGCGGTTCGCGCCGAGGGACTGACCTACAACCGGTTCATCGCCGGTCTGAAGGCCGCCGAGGTCGAGGTCGACCGGAAGATCCTGGCCGATCTGGCCGTCACCGACCCGAAGGCGTTCTCCGCCCTGGTCGCGGTCGCCAAGGCCAACCAGCAGGTGTCTGCTGCCTGA
- a CDS encoding TrmH family RNA methyltransferase, with protein MPERARSDNSSGPIRAASTGQLRSARKLLQRKQRLARGQFLVEGPQAVREALAAGLVDTVFVTEAAAQRHPELVVDDSYLLAAEQLQTLADTDSPQGIVAIARADEVSLDRALGEAPQLVVICAQIRDPGNAGTVIRCADAFGADAVVLTESSVELTNPKVVRASVGSLFHLPIVTGIDLARAVDACRTRGMQILAADGGSADRLDLLQASGELAAPTAWILGNEAWGLRAEAAALADRSVGIPIWGRAESLNLATAASVCLYQSAAAQRAAHD; from the coding sequence CTGCCTGAGCGCGCGCGCTCCGACAACTCCTCCGGGCCGATCCGGGCTGCCAGCACTGGTCAGCTCCGGTCGGCCCGGAAGTTGTTGCAGCGCAAACAACGCCTGGCCCGTGGGCAGTTCCTGGTGGAGGGACCGCAGGCGGTACGCGAAGCACTGGCCGCCGGACTGGTCGACACGGTCTTCGTCACCGAGGCCGCCGCGCAGCGCCATCCCGAACTCGTGGTCGACGACAGTTACCTGCTCGCCGCCGAACAGTTGCAGACGCTGGCCGACACCGACAGCCCGCAGGGCATCGTGGCGATCGCCAGGGCCGACGAGGTGAGCCTGGACCGGGCACTGGGGGAGGCGCCGCAGTTGGTCGTCATCTGCGCCCAGATCCGCGATCCGGGCAATGCGGGTACGGTCATCCGCTGCGCCGACGCCTTCGGGGCCGACGCGGTCGTGCTGACCGAATCTTCGGTGGAGCTGACCAATCCGAAGGTCGTCCGGGCCAGTGTGGGCAGCCTCTTCCATCTGCCGATCGTCACCGGCATCGACCTGGCCCGGGCCGTCGACGCCTGCCGTACCCGTGGGATGCAGATCCTCGCCGCCGACGGCGGATCGGCCGACCGGCTGGACCTGCTGCAGGCCAGCGGTGAGCTCGCCGCCCCGACCGCCTGGATCCTCGGCAACGAGGCCTGGGGGTTGCGGGCCGAGGCCGCGGCCCTGGCCGACAGATCCGTCGGCATCCCGATCTGGGGCCGCGCCGAGAGCCTGAACCTCGCGACCGCGGCCTCGGTCTGTC
- the rpmI gene encoding 50S ribosomal protein L35 produces the protein MPKMKTHSGAKKRFRITGSGKVMHRKAGKMHLNEHKPSTRTRRLDGDAVLTKGDAKTAKKLLGK, from the coding sequence ATGCCCAAGATGAAGACGCACTCCGGTGCGAAGAAGCGGTTCCGGATCACCGGTTCGGGCAAGGTCATGCACCGCAAGGCCGGCAAGATGCACCTGAACGAGCACAAGCCCAGCACCCGCACCCGCCGTCTGGACGGCGATGCCGTGCTGACCAAGGGCGATGCGAAGACCGCCAAGAAGTTGCTCGGCAAGTGA